The genomic interval GAAACCCCTGCCCCGCAGCTTCAAAAGCTCTATGTGAGCCTGGACAAGAAAAACCGTAAAGGAAAAAAAGTGACCCTTGTAGAAGGGTTTACGGGGACCACGGATGACTTAAAAGACCTGGCCAAAGAGCTGAAAAGCAGTTGTGGAGTCGGAGGGTCCGCCGGAGATAACAGGATACTCATCCAGGGTGATTTCAGAGACCGTTTGGTCAGACTTTTGGAAGACAAAGGATTCAAAGTGATACAAAAAGGTGGATAGAAGAGCTGGTATAAGGATCATCCGTTTTTTGCTGCCGGGAGTGCTCTTGTTTACTCTTCTGCACCAGGATCTCCCGGCCCAGGAAAAGGGGATGGATTCGCCTGTGGACACCTCCTATTTCAGGGCTGGAGAGGACGACTGGAACCTGGTTGAATCTGTACTGAAGGAAAATCCGGATGCGGTTCTCCTGCTGCTGAAACGGGGTGCCGATCCCAATGCACAGGCAGAAGGCGGAATGACCGCTCTGATGTTTGCAGCCGAAAGCGGGAATTTACTGCTGGTCAAGATGCTGGTTCTTAATGGTGCCGACCTGGAACTGACCTTTACAGAGAGAACCACTCCCCTGCTGATTGCTGTTCTAAACGGTCATTTTGATGTGGCCCGCTTCCTGCTGGAAAAGGGAGCCAACCCGGATCACCAGGATAGTTACAAGGGCTCAGCCCTTTTGTATGCAGCAGCTCTCAATAACTATGAAATAGCCGATCTGCTTCTCTTCTATGGAGCCTCAGATACCATCAGTGACCTGGAGGGGAACAGGGCCCTGATGACCGCGGTCTATTTTGGAAACCTGGAGACCAGCGATGTATTATTGCAGAACGGTCTTGATCCTGACGGACCCGACAAACAATTTAATACCCCCCTGATGATTGCCGCTCAGCAGGGAAATCTTAAAACTGCCCGGATATTGCTGGAGTATGGAGCAGGCCTGGAGAAGGTCAACAAGCAAAACTTTACCCCCCTGGCACATGCAGTCTTCAA from Bacteroidales bacterium carries:
- a CDS encoding translation initiation factor; the protein is MENDWKKRLGMVYSTNPDFQFDSGGQEETETPAPQLQKLYVSLDKKNRKGKKVTLVEGFTGTTDDLKDLAKELKSSCGVGGSAGDNRILIQGDFRDRLVRLLEDKGFKVIQKGG
- a CDS encoding ankyrin repeat domain-containing protein is translated as MDRRAGIRIIRFLLPGVLLFTLLHQDLPAQEKGMDSPVDTSYFRAGEDDWNLVESVLKENPDAVLLLLKRGADPNAQAEGGMTALMFAAESGNLLLVKMLVLNGADLELTFTERTTPLLIAVLNGHFDVARFLLEKGANPDHQDSYKGSALLYAAALNNYEIADLLLFYGASDTISDLEGNRALMTAVYFGNLETSDVLLQNGLDPDGPDKQFNTPLMIAAQQGNLKTARILLEYGAGLEKVNKQNFTPLAHAVFNKNDSIAKLLIDSGAHVNHSIKPGLNLYDLARQRGNNPVLKLLKAAGAAPSPKPRFSEFNLAWGNSFSGHEHMMQVRFSLVDQKFGFFAETGLDFRPVYRKIQLEMDENLIHQYRETRWVWTHGGGKNFILIQDQSGMEYGVYGGLYGMLSMPSYRGISSYDKVNYSMALSTGIFLRGNIAGLKAGAERYTFGTLLEGAWKTNITIYIRIGKRSNSYVWKEITY